The segment TGGATGGGGGAGGGAAGACGGAGGCGGTGATTGAGTTAGGGCGATTTGGGGGAGGGATAGGGATAAGCCAGCTAGAGATAATCCTGCAAACAAGAGTGTAGTGAGTCGAGTATTCTGATTTGTCATCCTAGTCGTCTCCCTTGTTCAATCCAATACAAACTTGAGATGATTCATTTAGTTTATCCCTAGAACGGATAAAGTCAATCCACGTAGGGGCGCACCGACGTGCGCCCTTTATTCGATGACGTGCGCCCTTTATTCGATGACGTGCGCCCTTTATTCGATGACGTGCTTCCTAATTAAGCTGTCATGCATTTAAATTGGGTATTAGGAACCTTAGCCCTTCTTTTTTAATTAAGGCGGTAACTCTTTAATCACCCATCCAACCGAACCCACCGATAATCAGGTCGGGAATAGTTTAAAATGGAATCGGGTAGCAAGGAAGTAGTGCATGGCAAAGGACATCTACCACGATACAGTAAGGACTGCCTTAGAGAAAGATGGCTGGACAATTACTGATGATCCATTAACCTTAACCGTTGGCAAACGCGAGGTATTTGTAGACTTAGCCGCAGAAAAACCCCTAACCGCTGAACGTCAGGGTGAAAAAATAGCTGTTGAAGTCAAAAGCTTCATTAGTCCATCTCCCGTCAAAGACTTACAAAATGCGATAGGGCAATATATCCTCTACGCCGAACTCTTAGCACTGTCACAGCCAGAACGTCGTTTATATCTGGCGATTCGAGAAGAAATCTATGTTGATTTTTTCGCTGAACCTATTGTGCAAATTGTTCTCGCTAATCATCCCATTAAACTTATTATATTTAATTCAATTGATGAGGTTCTTGTGAAATGGATACACTAGAGCAATATCGGTATTTTGTTCAAATAATTATTTCAAAGTATGCGAAAATTTATCCCAGCAATGCTGACATTAATAATATGCTGATTGTTAGCGAAGACCACAATCAATTTCTGCTAATGCAGGAAGGATGGGATAAGAAAAAACGTATTCATCATTGTCTAATTCATGTTCAAATTGTCAATGGGAAGGTCTGGATTCATTTTGACGGAACTGAGGATGGAATTACGGACGAACTGGTCACGGCGGGAATTCCTAAAGATAAAATTGTGTTAGGTTTTCATCCTCCCTACGTGCGACAGCACACTGACTATGCTATGGCTTAAAGTGCTAATTGAAGATAGGGTACAGGTCATTAATAAAGGGTACATATCATTAAATAAAGAGCGCACATTATTAAATAAAGGGACACACATCATTAAATAAAGAGCGCACATTATTAAATAAAGGGACACACATCATTAAATAAAGAGCGCACATTATTAAATAAAGGGACACACATCATTAAATAAAGGACACACATCATTAAATAAAGGGCGCACGTCGGTGTCAAAGGGCGCACGTCGGTCATCCGTGTCAACTTAAGGTCGAAAACCAATGCTGGCAAGGTTTTACACCGTGTCTATCTACTCCTCAACATTTCCCCCTCATCCCCTAACCCCTTCTCCCACCGTGGGGAGAAGGGGGATCGGATGCTCTTGCTCCCCTCTCCCCGGCGTGGGAGAGGGGCTGGGGGTGAGGGGTTGAGCTTAAGTTGACACCAATGCACGTCGGTGCGCCCCTACGGATGGATATTGGCGGAATTGCAGATAATCAGAATGTGCGATCGCCTATTGAATTAAGAGCGCAGGTTGATGCTACCTTACAGATACATAGTGGGGAAATAGGGGATATTTATCAAGTGCGATCGCCTCTCCTAATTGTCTATAGATACTCGGTATCGCGATCGCTTATCGAACCAGATGATAAAGTGCGATCGCGCCGCTAGTCTCCCACGCCGGGGAGAGGGAAATAAAGGAATCCGGTTCCCCTTCTCCCCACGGTGGGAGAAGGGGTTAGGGGATGAGGGGGAAATGTCCAGGAGTAAATAGACACAGTGTAAAAGCTTGCCAGCATTGGTTTCCTACCTTAAGCTGACATCCTTGAGCAAACATTTGTAAAATCTTAGTGAAAAATCCCTTTAAACTAGACAGAATAGAAACGCTTATTATCTCTACGTCAATGGAACCATGTCAACTCCCCTAAACACAGCGCTGGAGAGCTATCAAGCTGCCCTTGAGTGCCTGGATAAGGCTGACGCCACGATTGATGTGGAACAAATTCTAGCGATTCTGAATGCAAGAGATACCGTACAGGTGGCGCTAAAGCAGCAGTCTCCCGTTCCCAATAGTCAGTTGCAGACAGTGATTGCGTTGGATGCACGGCTGCGGGAAAAGGTGGATGTGATTGCTAAAGCAGTAAACTACAAAACCGCTGAACAATTCAGTCAATGGCGGGAAAGTGTCCACCCCGCCGCTGATGCTTGGTGGTGGCGCTTAGAACGCATCGCCCCACCCCATCCCTGGGATCAACTGGATTGGTTGTGGCGCAGTGTGACGATTGTCGGTTGGACGGCAAATTTGAGTTTATTGGTAAATATTGCGGGTCGCTTTTTTAGTCAGGGTGCCGGATTAGCGGGTGCCGCAGCGGTTATTTTTCCTAGTATTCTGGCGGTATTACAGGCAAAAAGTGAACTGACCAAATCGGGTCATGAAGGGTTTGATCAACTCTTGACAAAATTGAGGATTCCTCTCCATTGGCGGGAAGAAGCCAGGGCGGGTTCGACCTTATTGTTGTCTGTATTTCTCGGTTATTTTTGGTTATTGCTGCCCGATATTTCCCGAATTTATACGAATACGGGGTGGGAGAATTATGATAAAGGGCAAGTGGGCGCAGCGGAACAGGAATATATGCGGGCGATCGCCTTAGATGCCGATAATGTCAACGCCCATTATAATTTAGGATTAGTCTATGAAGATTTACAAGAATTTGACCAGGCGCGAAAGCATTACCAAATCGCCGCCAGGGGGGATATGCCCGCCGCGTATAATAAACTCGGTCGCCTGTATCTGAAGCGGAAGAAATATCCAGAAGCCGCCGCCCTCTTACAGAAAGGGCTATTGTTAACCGAAGACCAAGAAACCTCTCTGGATGTGCGCTATAATCTCTTAAAAAACATGGGCTGGACGCGGTTCCTCCAAGGCAGAGATGAAGAGGCAGAATACACCCTATTAGCCGCCGTTGGCATCACCAAGAATCCCGCCGCATCGGAGGTGATTGAGAACAAAGGAACCGCCCATTGCGTACTCGCACAGGCGCTCGACAAACAAGACAAACCCAGCGCATTAGAGGCATATAAACTATGTTGTCAACAAGGGAACCGACTCAATAGCGATGAAGACACCTGGTTACATTTAGCTCATACAAAATTAAATAAGGCAGGAGAATCATGTCCAAACCCTGGAAATTAATCCCTCTACTATTCACTCTTTTAACCCTCACTCAAACCGCACCGGGATTGACCCAATCCCGCAGCTTAAATATCCTCTCTGAAGTCAGAGGAACAGTCTATATCAAACGGTCTCGATATAATCGTGCCCAACGCGCCTATGGCGAAGAATTTCTCGGATATTCAGACCGTTTACAATTGGGACAAGGAGCCGTGGCGAAGGTTCTTTGTACCAATTTAGCGATTTGGAATTTAGGCTCTCGTGGCGAATTTTCCGTGTCTCGCGGTTGTCCGTCTGTAGGGGCGATGATTTTACCCGAAACAAGTCAGCGAACGGTTCGGGCGGATGGAGATTTCACTAAACCTTATATTATTAGTCCCCGTGATACCAAGATTTTAGACCAGCAGCCCACCCTGCGCTGGAATTCAGTGGCAGAAGCGACATATTATCAGGTAGAACTGAAGGAATTGACCCTAGATGGACTCACCCCAATTTGGACAACCACCACAACTGAATCGGAAGTCATTTATCGGGGAGAAGCGAGGCTAAAACCGGAGACGCATTATCAGTTAATTGTTAAAGCGTATCAAGGAAACACACAGATAGGAGAAGAATTAGCTTTTTTCCCAGTAGTTAGTATCGCCACCGCCCAAGAGGTGAGAGAGAAAATAGCCGAATTAGAGGAAAAAGGCTTAAGCGAAGATGGCAAAGCCTTAGCGCTGGCGCGTTTGTATCAGAGTTATGACTTAAACGCGGCGGCGACTCAGGTATTAGAAGGGTTAGTGGAACAAGGGGATCAACTGACCACAGTTTACCAACTGTTAGGAGATAGCTACCAGCAAATGGGGTTATTTGAGTTAGCCAAAGCGCAGTATTTAACCGCCCTCGCCCAAGCCGAAACGGAGGAGAATCTGGACACACAAGCCCAAATTCAAATCAGTTTAGCCCAGGTAGAGGAGGCATTAGCGCAATTAGAGACAGCCTTTGAGTTATTGCAGGCGGCTCAGGCGAATTATCGCATTTTAGGCGATGAGGAACAAGTCGCAAGTCTGCAATCCGACCTCGATAAATTGGCAAGAAGACTACCATGATCGGGTCTTCTTGTTCGTGGGTTAGGTTGGATACAGACAGATCCCTGACTTTTTGAAGAAGTCGGGGATCTTGCTTAGTAAATTGGGCGCATATTGGTCATCCGTGTCAACTTAAGCTCAACCCCTCACCCCCAGCCCCTCTCCCAAGCCAGCCCTCACCCCCAGCCCCTCTCCCAAGCTTGGGAGAGGGGAGCAAGAGGGGAGCAAGAGAATCCGGTTCCCCTTCTCCCGTGCAAAAAAAGCGAAGCATCCTTATTAATTATCCCAGATTCCCCCAATATCCATCTGTAGGGGCGCATA is part of the Coleofasciculus chthonoplastes PCC 7420 genome and harbors:
- a CDS encoding element excision factor XisH family protein yields the protein MAKDIYHDTVRTALEKDGWTITDDPLTLTVGKREVFVDLAAEKPLTAERQGEKIAVEVKSFISPSPVKDLQNAIGQYILYAELLALSQPERRLYLAIREEIYVDFFAEPIVQIVLANHPIKLIIFNSIDEVLVKWIH
- a CDS encoding XisI protein — protein: MDTLEQYRYFVQIIISKYAKIYPSNADINNMLIVSEDHNQFLLMQEGWDKKKRIHHCLIHVQIVNGKVWIHFDGTEDGITDELVTAGIPKDKIVLGFHPPYVRQHTDYAMA
- a CDS encoding tetratricopeptide repeat protein, whose product is MSTPLNTALESYQAALECLDKADATIDVEQILAILNARDTVQVALKQQSPVPNSQLQTVIALDARLREKVDVIAKAVNYKTAEQFSQWRESVHPAADAWWWRLERIAPPHPWDQLDWLWRSVTIVGWTANLSLLVNIAGRFFSQGAGLAGAAAVIFPSILAVLQAKSELTKSGHEGFDQLLTKLRIPLHWREEARAGSTLLLSVFLGYFWLLLPDISRIYTNTGWENYDKGQVGAAEQEYMRAIALDADNVNAHYNLGLVYEDLQEFDQARKHYQIAARGDMPAAYNKLGRLYLKRKKYPEAAALLQKGLLLTEDQETSLDVRYNLLKNMGWTRFLQGRDEEAEYTLLAAVGITKNPAASEVIENKGTAHCVLAQALDKQDKPSALEAYKLCCQQGNRLNSDEDTWLHLAHTKLNKAGESCPNPGN
- a CDS encoding tetratricopeptide repeat protein, translating into MSKPWKLIPLLFTLLTLTQTAPGLTQSRSLNILSEVRGTVYIKRSRYNRAQRAYGEEFLGYSDRLQLGQGAVAKVLCTNLAIWNLGSRGEFSVSRGCPSVGAMILPETSQRTVRADGDFTKPYIISPRDTKILDQQPTLRWNSVAEATYYQVELKELTLDGLTPIWTTTTTESEVIYRGEARLKPETHYQLIVKAYQGNTQIGEELAFFPVVSIATAQEVREKIAELEEKGLSEDGKALALARLYQSYDLNAAATQVLEGLVEQGDQLTTVYQLLGDSYQQMGLFELAKAQYLTALAQAETEENLDTQAQIQISLAQVEEALAQLETAFELLQAAQANYRILGDEEQVASLQSDLDKLARRLP